One window of Desulfarculus baarsii DSM 2075 genomic DNA carries:
- a CDS encoding DegT/DnrJ/EryC1/StrS family aminotransferase has translation MLPLRQDYLPFSRPSFGPEEEREIIECLRSGWITTGPRTHRFEEAFAAFCGAPHAVACNSGTSALQLAVAALGLGPGDDVLVPSFTWVSTAAVVAHQGARPVLCEIDPQAWTMDPVWLERFIETRYKKDAAGLMVGPEGGRLRAMIPVHYAGQAADMAPLMELAQKYGLKVIEDAAHCVGSTYQGRHLGLIGDVGCFSFYANKNMTTAEGGMLICRDQALADKLRVLGMHGLSKDAWKRYAKGGSWWQPVVELGFKFNMTDIAASLGLHQLAKVEGFNQRRRQLAAIYDQGLSGLTNLSVCQDLGRGVHARHLYAICLEPGAPLDKTAMIAALAQRNIGAGVHYIPVHIHPYYQQNFGYKRGDLPATERVYDGQISLPLFPDMTDDDAAYVIDSVRGLLAG, from the coding sequence ATGCTGCCACTCAGACAAGACTACCTGCCCTTTTCGCGGCCGTCGTTTGGCCCCGAGGAAGAGCGCGAGATCATTGAATGCCTGCGTTCGGGCTGGATCACCACCGGCCCGCGCACCCACCGTTTCGAGGAGGCGTTCGCCGCTTTTTGCGGCGCGCCCCACGCCGTGGCCTGCAACTCGGGCACCTCGGCGCTGCAACTGGCCGTGGCCGCACTTGGCCTGGGCCCCGGCGACGACGTGCTGGTCCCCAGCTTCACCTGGGTCTCCACGGCGGCGGTGGTGGCGCATCAGGGGGCCCGGCCGGTGCTCTGCGAGATCGACCCCCAGGCCTGGACCATGGACCCAGTTTGGCTGGAGCGCTTCATCGAAACGCGCTACAAAAAGGACGCCGCCGGCCTGATGGTCGGCCCCGAGGGCGGCCGGCTGCGGGCGATGATTCCGGTGCACTACGCCGGCCAGGCCGCCGACATGGCCCCGCTGATGGAGCTGGCCCAAAAATATGGCCTGAAGGTCATCGAGGACGCGGCCCACTGCGTGGGCTCCACCTACCAGGGCCGCCACCTGGGCCTCATCGGCGACGTGGGCTGCTTTTCGTTCTACGCCAACAAGAACATGACCACCGCCGAGGGCGGCATGCTGATCTGCCGCGATCAAGCCCTGGCCGACAAGCTGCGCGTGCTGGGCATGCACGGCCTGAGCAAGGACGCCTGGAAGCGCTACGCCAAGGGCGGTTCGTGGTGGCAGCCGGTGGTGGAGCTGGGCTTCAAGTTCAACATGACCGACATCGCCGCCTCGCTGGGCCTGCATCAACTGGCCAAGGTCGAGGGCTTCAACCAGCGCCGCCGCCAGCTCGCCGCCATCTACGACCAGGGCCTGAGCGGCCTGACGAACCTGAGCGTCTGCCAGGATCTGGGCCGTGGCGTCCACGCCCGGCACCTCTACGCCATCTGCCTGGAGCCCGGCGCGCCCCTGGACAAAACAGCGATGATCGCCGCCCTGGCCCAGCGCAACATCGGCGCGGGCGTGCACTATATTCCCGTGCACATCCATCCGTATTATCAGCAGAATTTCGGTTATAAACGGGGCGATCTGCCCGCCACCGAGCGCGTCTACGACGGCCAGATCAGCCTGCCCCTGTTCCCCGACATGACCGACGACGACGCGGCCTACGTCATCGACAGCGTGCGCGGCCTGCTGGCCGGCTGA
- a CDS encoding alpha/beta hydrolase: MKLYRIVYRTVTPEQGNRPVLASGLLAVPVVGQKKLPVVSYQHGTVFSKNEVPSHPEQSMETRLMIAQFAGNGYVVIGADYIGKGLSPEPDSYMVRESTAQACLDMLLAARQAMAGLGLEAAELFLSGWSQGAWSTMVFRNKLESLGVAVRAAATASTPSDLYLVVARWINNPSPLDADWLVGAVALLINSYENYYGLPGLSQAAIKEPYRQTARDFYENKIDWATAEKALPAKVAQLLDDDFAKASSLVANRFFRLLGDNQAYRWRYLTPTRYYYGKSDEVLPPYVATAPVEFQKTLGGAPALAVCAGDAADHRGTFVFGVADQKAWFDQLRQAK; this comes from the coding sequence GTGAAGCTATATAGGATCGTTTATCGGACCGTGACGCCCGAGCAAGGCAATCGCCCGGTGTTGGCTTCGGGCTTGCTGGCCGTCCCCGTGGTGGGGCAGAAAAAACTGCCCGTGGTGTCCTATCAGCATGGCACGGTTTTTTCTAAAAACGAAGTCCCCTCGCACCCCGAACAATCCATGGAAACTCGCCTGATGATCGCCCAATTCGCCGGCAACGGCTACGTGGTCATCGGCGCGGACTACATCGGCAAGGGCCTGTCCCCCGAGCCGGACAGCTACATGGTGCGGGAAAGCACGGCGCAGGCCTGTCTGGACATGCTGTTGGCCGCCCGTCAGGCCATGGCCGGTTTGGGCCTGGAGGCCGCCGAGTTGTTCCTCAGTGGTTGGTCGCAGGGCGCGTGGAGCACGATGGTCTTTCGCAACAAGCTGGAGTCGTTGGGCGTTGCGGTGCGCGCCGCCGCCACGGCTTCGACCCCAAGCGACCTCTACCTGGTGGTGGCGCGCTGGATCAACAACCCATCGCCGCTGGACGCCGATTGGCTGGTCGGCGCGGTGGCGTTGCTGATCAACTCCTACGAAAACTATTACGGTTTGCCGGGCCTGAGCCAGGCGGCCATAAAAGAGCCGTATCGGCAAACAGCTCGCGACTTTTACGAAAATAAAATCGATTGGGCCACGGCCGAAAAGGCCCTGCCGGCCAAGGTGGCCCAACTGCTCGACGACGACTTCGCCAAGGCCAGTTCGTTGGTCGCCAACAGGTTCTTCCGGCTGCTGGGAGACAATCAGGCCTACCGTTGGCGCTACCTGACCCCCACGCGTTACTATTATGGCAAAAGTGACGAAGTGTTGCCGCCCTACGTGGCCACCGCGCCCGTGGAGTTCCAGAAAACGCTGGGCGGCGCGCCGGCTTTGGCCGTGTGCGCCGGCGACGCGGCCGATCACCGGGGGACTTTTGTGTTTGGCGTGGCCGATCAGAAGGCGTGGTTCGACCAGTTGCGCCAAGCGAAATGA
- the sucD gene encoding succinate--CoA ligase subunit alpha, translating to MSILVNKNSRVVVQGVTGREGMFHTEKMIEYGTNVVAGVTPGKGGSTVLGAPVFDTVAQAVAQTGADVSVVFVPAAFAADAACEAADAGIKLVVVITEHIPAKDMIMAKAYLRARGVLMVGPNCPGVITPGECKLGIMPGYIHKPGKVGLISRSGTLTYEVVHQLTQAGLGQSTCIGIGGDPIIGLGFVELLKLFAADDQTEAVCTIGEIGGDAEERAAALVKAGYPKPVFGFVAGLTAPPGKRMGHAGAIISGGKGKAADKLAAMEDAGITVVRRLGDFGATVAKVLG from the coding sequence ATGAGCATCCTGGTCAACAAAAATTCCCGGGTGGTGGTGCAGGGCGTCACCGGCCGCGAGGGCATGTTCCACACCGAAAAGATGATCGAATACGGCACCAACGTGGTGGCCGGCGTGACGCCGGGCAAGGGCGGGAGCACGGTTTTGGGCGCGCCGGTCTTTGACACCGTGGCCCAGGCCGTGGCCCAGACCGGCGCGGACGTCAGCGTCGTTTTCGTGCCGGCCGCCTTCGCCGCCGACGCCGCCTGCGAGGCCGCCGACGCCGGGATCAAGCTGGTGGTGGTCATCACCGAGCACATCCCGGCCAAGGACATGATCATGGCCAAGGCCTATCTGCGGGCCAGAGGCGTGCTGATGGTCGGGCCCAACTGCCCCGGCGTGATCACCCCCGGCGAGTGCAAACTGGGCATCATGCCCGGCTACATCCACAAGCCCGGCAAGGTGGGCCTGATCAGCCGCTCGGGCACGCTGACCTACGAGGTGGTGCATCAACTGACCCAGGCCGGTCTGGGCCAGAGCACCTGCATCGGCATCGGCGGCGATCCGATCATCGGCCTGGGCTTCGTGGAGCTGCTGAAGCTGTTCGCCGCGGACGACCAGACCGAGGCCGTCTGCACCATCGGCGAGATCGGCGGCGACGCCGAGGAACGGGCCGCGGCCCTGGTCAAGGCCGGCTATCCCAAGCCGGTGTTTGGCTTCGTGGCCGGCCTGACCGCCCCGCCGGGCAAGCGCATGGGCCACGCCGGGGCCATCATCAGCGGCGGCAAGGGCAAGGCCGCCGACAAGCTGGCGGCCATGGAGGACGCCGGCATCACGGTGGTGCGCCGCCTGGGCGATTTCGGCGCGACCGTGGCCAAGGTTCTGGGCTAG
- a CDS encoding MarR family winged helix-turn-helix transcriptional regulator, which translates to METKDDLIMATVRQLRVVVVKYARTEEMPIPVEEGVEVTTREAHTIEAVGNQKQMSVTDVANAFGITKSAASQMVSRLCRKGFLEKKQAPHSNKEFQLTLTPLGQKAFDAHERFHGQDRAALIERLRGFSLSHIATISVMLEAIGEVMDNRLSR; encoded by the coding sequence ATGGAAACAAAAGATGATCTCATCATGGCCACGGTGCGGCAACTTCGGGTTGTGGTCGTCAAATACGCCCGAACCGAGGAAATGCCGATCCCTGTCGAGGAGGGCGTCGAGGTCACGACCCGGGAGGCGCATACCATCGAGGCCGTGGGCAACCAGAAGCAGATGAGCGTCACCGATGTGGCCAACGCCTTTGGCATCACTAAAAGCGCGGCGTCCCAGATGGTGTCCAGGCTGTGCAGAAAGGGGTTTCTCGAAAAAAAGCAGGCCCCGCACAGCAATAAGGAATTCCAGTTGACGCTGACGCCGCTTGGGCAAAAGGCGTTTGATGCCCACGAGCGATTCCATGGCCAGGACAGGGCGGCCCTGATAGAGCGTCTGCGCGGGTTTTCCCTGTCTCATATCGCCACGATTTCCGTGATGCTCGAAGCCATCGGAGAAGTGATGGACAATCGTCTCTCGCGCTAG
- a CDS encoding outer membrane lipoprotein-sorting protein, which translates to MKKICGLILMALGVFSVAGQCGAGEDAPPVETIIARSNHASLYQGADAQGTTTMTITDKQGRTRKRQFNMMRKNTDAKDAEQKYFVYFIEPSDVRRMVFMVHKHVGEGKDDDRWLYMPSLDLVKRIAASDKRTSFVGSDFLYEDISGRGPEEDAHELLETTDSYFVVKNTPKNPDAVEFASYVAHIDKTTFLPMKIEYFKDDNRPYRVIEVMAVEPVEATENGQRVVYPTVVRSVARDLESGGQTEMVFTRIRYNAGLTDDLFTERYLRRAPKEVMQ; encoded by the coding sequence ATGAAAAAAATATGCGGGCTTATCCTGATGGCGCTGGGCGTCTTTAGCGTCGCGGGCCAATGCGGCGCGGGCGAGGACGCCCCGCCCGTTGAAACCATCATCGCCAGGTCGAATCATGCCTCGCTGTACCAGGGGGCGGACGCCCAGGGGACGACGACCATGACGATCACCGACAAGCAGGGCCGGACGCGCAAGCGCCAATTCAACATGATGCGCAAAAACACCGACGCCAAGGACGCCGAACAGAAGTACTTCGTCTACTTCATTGAGCCATCGGACGTGCGCAGAATGGTGTTCATGGTGCACAAACACGTCGGCGAGGGAAAAGACGACGACCGCTGGCTCTATATGCCGAGCCTCGACCTCGTCAAGCGTATCGCGGCCAGCGATAAGCGCACGAGTTTCGTCGGGTCGGATTTCCTCTACGAGGACATCTCCGGCCGCGGCCCCGAGGAGGACGCCCATGAGCTTCTGGAAACCACGGACAGCTATTTTGTCGTGAAAAATACTCCGAAAAACCCGGACGCCGTGGAGTTCGCCTCGTACGTCGCCCATATCGACAAGACCACCTTCCTTCCCATGAAGATCGAATATTTCAAGGACGACAACAGGCCGTATCGGGTGATCGAAGTCATGGCCGTGGAGCCCGTCGAGGCCACGGAAAATGGCCAGCGGGTCGTCTACCCCACGGTTGTCCGCTCGGTGGCCAGAGACCTGGAAAGCGGCGGCCAGACGGAAATGGTGTTCACCAGAATTCGCTACAACGCCGGGTTGACGGACGACCTTTTCACCGAGCGCTATCTGCGGCGCGCGCCCAAAGAGGTCATGCAATGA
- a CDS encoding cysteine hydrolase family protein: MNGRALLVIDMLHDFIDAAGALYCGDHAAAIVPEVRRLLQQHRQEGSLIIFVADSHPVDDLEFRLFPPHCLTGTPGAAPLPGFEPLPGEYWLSKSRYSAFYGTELDDILRRRQINEVHLCGVCTSICVMETCSDLRNRDIKAVVHSQAVADFDQQAHAYALQRMQKILGAHLEP, from the coding sequence ATGAACGGCCGCGCGCTGTTGGTGATAGACATGTTGCACGATTTTATTGATGCCGCCGGCGCGCTCTATTGCGGCGACCACGCCGCCGCCATCGTGCCCGAGGTGCGGCGCTTGCTCCAGCAACACCGCCAAGAAGGCTCGTTGATCATCTTCGTGGCCGACAGCCACCCCGTCGACGACCTGGAGTTTCGGCTTTTTCCGCCCCACTGCCTGACCGGCACGCCAGGGGCCGCGCCGCTGCCCGGCTTCGAGCCGTTGCCCGGCGAATATTGGCTGAGCAAGAGCCGTTACAGCGCCTTTTACGGCACCGAGTTGGACGACATCCTGCGCCGCCGCCAGATCAACGAGGTGCATCTGTGCGGCGTCTGCACATCCATCTGCGTGATGGAGACCTGTTCCGACCTGCGCAACCGCGACATCAAGGCCGTGGTGCACAGCCAGGCCGTGGCCGACTTCGACCAGCAAGCCCACGCCTACGCCCTCCAGCGCATGCAAAAGATCCTGGGCGCGCACCTGGAGCCGTGA
- the sucC gene encoding ADP-forming succinate--CoA ligase subunit beta, translated as MNVHEYQAKQMLAAFGVPVPKGGLAESAAQAQDVANGLAAEGYVVKAQIHAGGRGKGGGVKVVKTAAEAAEAAAKMLGMHLVTHQTGPEGKKVRKVWIEQATAIAKELYLAVVLDRASECLAVMASPDGGMDIEEVAAKTPERIFATRIDPGQSLWAFQARKLLFGCGLNAAQVRQGETLLKNLARLAWEKEATLVEINPLVVTAAGDLLAVDAKINFDDSALKRQPDVAALKDPLETDPLELAATEQGLNYIRLNGNVGTMVNGAGLAMATMDVIKMAGAEPANFLDVGGGASEEMITKAFEIILEDQNVQAILINIFGGILRCDVLAAGVVAAARKVDLKLPLVVRLEGTNVEEGRRILAESDLAFEVAASLSEAAEKIAKVAGGSK; from the coding sequence ATGAACGTACACGAATATCAGGCCAAACAGATGCTCGCGGCCTTTGGCGTGCCCGTGCCCAAGGGCGGCTTGGCCGAATCGGCCGCCCAGGCCCAGGACGTGGCCAATGGCTTGGCCGCCGAGGGCTACGTGGTCAAGGCCCAGATCCACGCCGGCGGCCGGGGCAAGGGCGGCGGTGTCAAGGTGGTCAAGACGGCCGCCGAGGCCGCCGAGGCCGCGGCCAAGATGCTGGGCATGCATCTGGTCACCCACCAGACCGGGCCCGAGGGCAAAAAGGTGCGCAAGGTGTGGATCGAACAGGCCACGGCCATCGCCAAGGAGCTTTACCTGGCCGTGGTGCTCGACCGCGCCTCCGAGTGCCTGGCCGTGATGGCCTCGCCCGATGGCGGCATGGATATCGAGGAAGTGGCCGCCAAGACCCCGGAGCGCATCTTTGCCACGCGCATCGACCCCGGCCAGAGCCTGTGGGCTTTCCAGGCGCGCAAGCTGCTGTTCGGCTGCGGCCTGAACGCCGCCCAGGTGCGCCAGGGCGAAACGCTATTGAAAAACCTGGCGCGCCTGGCCTGGGAAAAAGAAGCCACCCTGGTGGAGATCAACCCCCTGGTGGTCACCGCCGCCGGCGATCTGCTGGCCGTCGACGCCAAGATCAACTTTGACGACAGCGCCCTCAAGCGCCAGCCCGACGTGGCCGCCCTCAAGGATCCCCTGGAGACCGACCCCCTGGAGCTGGCCGCCACCGAGCAGGGCCTGAACTATATCCGCCTAAACGGCAACGTGGGCACCATGGTCAACGGCGCGGGCCTGGCCATGGCCACCATGGACGTGATCAAGATGGCCGGAGCCGAGCCGGCCAACTTCCTCGACGTGGGCGGCGGCGCCTCCGAGGAGATGATCACCAAGGCCTTTGAGATCATCTTGGAAGACCAGAATGTCCAGGCGATTTTGATCAACATTTTCGGCGGCATTTTGCGTTGCGACGTGCTGGCCGCCGGCGTGGTGGCCGCCGCGCGCAAGGTCGATCTGAAACTGCCGCTGGTGGTGCGCCTGGAAGGCACCAACGTCGAGGAAGGACGGCGCATCCTGGCCGAAAGCGACCTGGCCTTCGAAGTGGCCGCGTCACTTTCCGAGGCGGCCGAAAAGATCGCCAAGGTGGCGGGAGGGTCCAAATGA
- a CDS encoding class I SAM-dependent methyltransferase, translated as MQDPQIIFDALGLEPGDAFLDAGCGLGEYALEAARIVGPTGMVHAFDITPGCIEDLSRQAAMHGLTQVRAAVVDITRPLPLPDESITAGLLGTVLHIPPVAQAMKEVIMEMGRVLRPGGRLGVIECNPHSPCGPPRSMRPTATRITNALEACGFMSLGVQDMGYLYLALFAKPSS; from the coding sequence ATGCAGGATCCACAAATCATTTTTGACGCCCTGGGGCTCGAACCGGGAGACGCCTTCCTGGACGCCGGCTGCGGCCTGGGCGAGTACGCCCTGGAGGCCGCGCGCATCGTCGGGCCCACGGGCATGGTCCACGCCTTCGACATCACGCCCGGCTGCATCGAGGATTTGTCGCGCCAGGCCGCCATGCATGGCCTGACCCAGGTGCGCGCCGCGGTGGTCGACATCACCAGGCCGCTGCCCTTGCCGGATGAATCCATAACGGCCGGACTGTTGGGCACGGTGCTGCACATTCCGCCGGTGGCCCAGGCCATGAAGGAGGTGATCATGGAGATGGGCCGGGTGTTGCGGCCAGGAGGCAGGCTCGGCGTCATCGAATGCAATCCGCACTCCCCTTGTGGGCCGCCACGGTCCATGCGACCAACGGCGACGCGGATCACCAACGCCTTGGAGGCGTGCGGCTTCATGTCCCTCGGCGTGCAAGACATGGGATACTTGTACCTGGCGTTGTTCGCAAAACCATCGTCCTGA
- a CDS encoding restriction endonuclease: MLWALWAAGLALAARLAAQHGGLPVQWRDGLAVAAALFLAVAVPFVIQHIKTQRLHRSGVHLIDAMDGQTFERYLAAIFRRNGFKVKTTAKSGDYGADLLLWRDGQSIVVQAKRHQGVVGLAAVQQAAAARQHYGADQAMVVASSRFSRQARLLAQSNGVQLWDRAVLQAVATGRKTIRRN, translated from the coding sequence ATGTTGTGGGCCCTTTGGGCGGCGGGGCTGGCGCTTGCCGCGCGTCTGGCGGCCCAGCACGGCGGCCTGCCCGTCCAGTGGCGCGACGGCTTGGCCGTGGCCGCGGCGTTGTTTTTGGCCGTGGCCGTGCCGTTTGTCATCCAGCACATCAAAACCCAGCGCCTCCACCGCTCGGGCGTGCATCTCATCGACGCCATGGATGGCCAGACCTTCGAGCGCTATCTGGCCGCCATCTTTCGTCGCAACGGATTCAAGGTAAAAACCACGGCCAAAAGCGGCGACTATGGGGCTGATCTATTGCTGTGGCGCGACGGCCAGAGCATCGTCGTCCAGGCCAAGCGCCATCAAGGCGTGGTCGGCCTGGCCGCCGTGCAGCAGGCCGCCGCCGCCCGCCAGCATTACGGCGCCGATCAGGCCATGGTCGTGGCCAGCAGCCGTTTTTCGCGCCAGGCCCGACTGTTGGCCCAGAGCAACGGCGTCCAGCTCTGGGACCGCGCCGTGCTGCAAGCGGTGGCCACCGGACGCAAAACCATCAGGCGCAACTGA
- a CDS encoding efflux RND transporter permease subunit has translation MKTPKTSLIDFAVNRSKWVAFGLLAIMVFFAMFFPNMTMDTDPENMLEPTEPVRVFHNAAKKRFDLSDTIVVGVIKDNDPHGVFNPRTLAHVFELTRFAKTLRYEDPKHPGKTTGVIEVDMVAPSMVDHMRQAGPGTIAFEWLMRRPPTTEAEALAVRDKALSNPLLVGQMVSADGKALCLYLPLTDKLLSYDVYTALREKIREFGDAEDWHIAGLPVAEGAIGVEMFSEMVIASPLAMVLIFGMLYAMFRRWSMVILPMLIATATVVATLGAMIALGLPVHILSSMLPIFLMSISICDAIHVLSEFFDVYTAEKGRKESIKEVMNTLFMPMFYTSLTTAAGFFSFVTTDIPPARVFGAFVGVGVMFAWIITILFVPAYIMLLPERTLRDFGMAAHRGGRDSWLTRLLHRLGEIACQRSKVVLAVFLACTALSVWGMSQIAINDNYAKRFAVGHPIREADTALNRHFGGTYTASLVLDAKKGEEVFKRPDVLNYMAAMQTWLERNRYIGKSTSLADIVRKVHQELVDGRPENYRIPPTEGAVAECVMQYQQSHKPHDIWHFVTPEFDSANIFMQFQSGDSTRTEAAVKAIQSYIENNKPPVALSCQFAGLHYINYIFQGKMFWGMLGSLAGSYIIVLVMMTVLFRSVAWGFLCMIPMTLTIMFMYGALGFLGLDYDMPVAVLGAISLGIAVDFAIHFLERSRQITSQTGSWEKAAPRMFGEPARAISRNVIIIAFGFLPMLVAALVPYKTTGILLFSILIISGVVTLVLLPALLTVGRRWFFRARRFSTQGDAGASHDRPALVTVGIGAAKGGAADDAGRE, from the coding sequence ATGAAAACACCCAAGACCTCGCTCATTGACTTTGCGGTCAACCGCTCCAAGTGGGTCGCGTTCGGGCTTTTGGCGATCATGGTCTTTTTCGCGATGTTTTTCCCGAACATGACCATGGATACCGATCCGGAAAACATGCTGGAGCCCACCGAGCCCGTGCGGGTTTTTCACAACGCCGCCAAAAAACGGTTCGACCTGAGCGACACCATCGTCGTCGGCGTCATCAAGGACAACGACCCCCATGGCGTGTTCAATCCGCGGACCCTGGCCCATGTCTTCGAACTGACCCGCTTCGCCAAAACCCTGCGCTACGAAGACCCCAAGCACCCGGGGAAAACAACGGGCGTCATCGAGGTGGACATGGTTGCCCCCTCGATGGTGGATCACATGCGCCAGGCCGGGCCGGGGACCATCGCCTTCGAGTGGCTCATGCGTCGACCGCCGACCACCGAGGCCGAGGCCCTGGCCGTGCGCGACAAGGCCCTGTCAAACCCGCTCCTCGTGGGTCAGATGGTCTCGGCTGACGGCAAGGCCCTGTGCCTGTACCTGCCCCTGACGGACAAACTCCTCAGCTACGATGTCTATACGGCGCTGCGGGAAAAGATAAGGGAGTTCGGCGACGCCGAGGACTGGCACATCGCCGGGCTGCCCGTGGCCGAAGGGGCCATCGGCGTCGAGATGTTCAGCGAGATGGTCATTGCCTCGCCCCTGGCCATGGTTCTGATCTTCGGCATGCTCTACGCGATGTTCCGCAGATGGAGCATGGTCATCCTGCCCATGCTCATCGCCACGGCGACCGTGGTCGCCACCCTGGGGGCCATGATCGCCCTGGGCTTGCCGGTCCATATCCTCAGTTCCATGCTGCCCATCTTTCTCATGTCCATCTCCATCTGCGACGCCATCCATGTCCTCTCGGAGTTTTTTGATGTCTACACCGCGGAGAAAGGGCGCAAGGAAAGCATCAAAGAGGTCATGAACACGCTTTTCATGCCCATGTTCTATACCTCGCTCACCACCGCCGCCGGATTTTTCTCCTTCGTCACCACCGACATTCCCCCGGCCAGGGTGTTCGGCGCGTTTGTCGGGGTGGGCGTCATGTTCGCCTGGATCATCACCATCCTCTTCGTTCCCGCCTACATCATGCTTCTGCCGGAGCGGACGTTGCGCGATTTCGGCATGGCGGCGCACCGGGGGGGGCGGGATTCCTGGCTGACGCGGCTGCTGCATCGTTTGGGGGAAATCGCCTGCCAGCGCTCAAAGGTGGTTCTGGCCGTGTTCCTGGCTTGCACCGCCCTTTCCGTCTGGGGCATGTCGCAGATTGCCATCAACGACAACTATGCCAAGCGGTTTGCCGTGGGCCATCCCATTCGCGAGGCGGACACGGCGCTCAACAGGCATTTCGGCGGCACGTATACGGCGTCGCTGGTTTTGGATGCAAAAAAGGGGGAAGAGGTCTTCAAGCGGCCGGACGTCCTCAACTACATGGCGGCCATGCAGACTTGGCTGGAAAGGAACCGATACATCGGCAAAAGCACGTCCCTGGCCGACATCGTGCGCAAGGTGCACCAGGAACTCGTTGACGGCAGGCCCGAGAATTATCGGATCCCGCCAACGGAAGGGGCCGTCGCCGAGTGCGTCATGCAATACCAGCAAAGCCACAAGCCGCACGACATCTGGCATTTCGTAACCCCGGAATTCGATTCGGCCAACATCTTCATGCAGTTTCAAAGCGGCGACAGCACGCGCACCGAGGCGGCGGTAAAGGCCATCCAGTCCTATATCGAAAATAACAAGCCGCCCGTCGCATTGTCGTGCCAGTTCGCCGGACTGCATTACATCAACTACATTTTTCAAGGAAAAATGTTCTGGGGGATGCTCGGTTCCCTGGCCGGAAGCTATATCATCGTGCTGGTCATGATGACCGTGCTTTTCCGGTCGGTCGCATGGGGATTTTTGTGCATGATCCCCATGACGCTGACCATCATGTTCATGTACGGCGCGCTTGGGTTCCTCGGGCTTGATTACGACATGCCCGTCGCCGTCCTCGGGGCCATTTCCCTGGGCATCGCCGTGGATTTCGCCATCCACTTCCTGGAACGCAGCCGGCAGATCACTTCGCAAACGGGCTCCTGGGAGAAGGCCGCCCCCCGGATGTTCGGCGAACCAGCCCGAGCCATCAGCCGCAACGTCATCATCATCGCTTTCGGTTTTCTGCCCATGCTGGTCGCCGCGCTGGTCCCCTACAAGACGACCGGCATCCTCCTTTTCTCCATTCTGATCATCTCCGGCGTGGTCACGCTGGTTCTGCTGCCGGCCCTCCTGACGGTGGGAAGGAGGTGGTTCTTCCGGGCCAGGCGTTTCTCGACCCAGGGGGATGCCGGGGCGTCGCATGACAGGCCGGCGCTGGTCACGGTCGGGATCGGCGCAGCCAAAGGCGGCGCGGCCGATGACGCCGGGAGGGAATAG